The Priestia koreensis genomic interval GCTAACGTGGACGATTTAATTAGAGACATTGGTTTTAAACCTCAAACATCTATCAAAGACGGTATTAGTCAATTTATCAATTGGTATAAAGAATATTACGGGGTGTGAAAAATGGATAGAAATATTGCAGTAGTTGGTTTGGGTTATGTAGGACTTCCAGTAGCAGTAGCATTTGGGAAAAAGCGAAACATTATTGGTTTTGATATTAATGAACACAGAATTCAAACGTTAAATGAGGGAATGGATTATACTAATGAAGTAGAATCGAGTGATCTACAAGTTGCCGACGTTTATTATACAAATGACACTAATCAGCTAAAGAAAGCTGATTTTTTTATTGTGGCTGTGCCAACGCCTATTAACGAGAGTAATCAACCAAATTTAATTCCGTTAGTAAAAGCTTCTGAAACAGTAGGATCAGCCTTGAAGAAGGGTGATATTGTCGTTTATGAATCCACTGTATATCCTGGGACAACAGAAGAGGTTTGCGTTCCAGTGCTGGAAAGAACTTCAGGATTAGTCTGTGGGAAAGACTTTTTTGTGGGGTACTCTCCTGAGCGCATTAATCCAGGAGACAAAGAGCATACGTTTACAACTATAACAAAGGTTGTTTCTGGACAGACAGAAGAAGTACTAGAAGTAGTTGCCTGTGTTTATGGTTCGGTTGTAGAAGCAGGAGTTTATCGTGCAAGTTCCATTAAGGTAGCTGAAGCTGCGAAAGTAATTGAAAATACGCAACGTGATTTAAATATTGCTTTAATGAACGAGCTAGCTTTAATATTCGATCGGTTAAATATTGATACAGATGAGGTGCTTAAAGCTGCAGGCACAAAGTGGAACTTTTTAAACTTTTCTCCTGGACTAGTAGGTGGTCATTGCATTGGCGTTGATCCTTACTATTTAACTCATAAAGCAGAGGCAGTAGGATATTTTCCGCAAGTAATTCTGGCAGGAAGACGTATTAACGATAACATGAGTAAGTTTGTAGCAACTTCCTTAGTTAAGCAGATGATTCATAAGAATATGCCTATTCAAGGAGCTAGGGTTACCGTACTCGGATTAACATTTAAAGAAAATGTTCCGGACCTTCGCAATTCAAAAGTGATAGATATTATTCGGGAGCTAGAAGATTTTGGGGTTGATGTTCAGGTTTGTGATCCAGTAGCTGAGCCAGTTGATGCATTTAAAGAATACGGAATTGAGCTGGTTCCATATGAGCGATTAAAGCCAGCGGAAGCAGTAGTATTTGCTGTTGCCCATGATGAATATGTTGAGAAGGGTTGGAGTCAGTTCAGTGAATTATTGAAACACGGAAAAGGAATTGTAGTAGATATTAAGAGTAAATTAGAGCGAGAATTGTGTCCTGATAATATTGTGCTTTGGAGATTGTAAGATGAAAAAAATTCTTCAAGTGTGTGCAATTGATTTAAGTGTACATGCTTTGCTGAAGCCGTTAATTAAAGAATCAATGGAACAAGGTTATATTGTTCATAATGCCTGCACTGATACAGGAAGATTCGATGAATTGAGAGCTGAAGGACTAACAATGATTAATATTCCAATTGAGCGAAGAATCAGTCCTGTTTCAAATATTAAATCAATTTTTAAATTATATAAATTAATGAAGAAAGAGAAGTATGATATTGTACACGTTCATACTCCTATTGCAGCTATTTTAGGAAGAATAGCTGCCAAAATGGCAAGAGTCAACCAAATAGTTTATACGGCTCATGGTTTTTATTTTCACGAAGATATGTCTAAATTTCAATACAAGTTATTCTACTTTATTGAAAAATTTGGTGCTAAATATCTAACCGATTGGTTACTGCTTCAAAGTCATGAAGACTATATTCTATCTGTAGAACAGAACTTTTTAAGAAAAAATAAAATTCTACATTTAAGTAATGGAGTTGATATTAAAAATAACTTTAATCCGTTACTAATGGATGTAGTGGAACAGAACACCTTAAAGAGCGAATACAACATTAGTACAGATGATGTTGTATTTATGTTTATTGGTAGGATGGTAAAAGAAAAAGGCATATTTGAGCTTTTAGAAGCATTTAAGGATCTAAGCACTAAATATCACAATATAAAACTGTTGCTTGTAGGAAGTTTATTAACAAGCGAACGTGATCAAGAGAGCTATACAAAATTTAGAGAATTATTGTCTGATCCTAATGTAATTCAATTAGGTTTCAGAAAAGACATCCGAGATTTACTTTCTATATCAAGTGTGTTTGTTTTACCATCTTATCGAGAGGGATTACCACGCTCTATTATTGAAGCTATGGCCATGGAAAAACCTATAATTGCCACGGATATTAGAGGATGTAGAGAAGAAGTATGGCATGGTGAAAATGGCTTTCTTGTAAAAAAGCAATCAGTTAAAGAGTTAGCTGACAAAATGGAATGGTTGATTATAAATAAGGAAGAAAGAATTCGATTTGGCAGAAAAAGCCGCGAAATCGTAGAGAATTTATTTGATGAAGAAAAGGTCATTTCTAAACAAATTAACCTTTTTAAAGATATAACTAAAAGTGGAGGAATGATATCAGTTGAAAAGAACGCTTGATTTCGCTGTTGCTTTTATTCTTGTAATATTACTGAGCATTCCTATGATAGTGTTAAGCATACTGGTAACAAAAAAATTAGGGGCTCCCTTTTTGTTTAAACAAGAGCGGCCAGGAATAAATGGTCGTTCTTTCTATTTGTATAAGTTTAGAACAATGAATGATAAGAGAGATTCTTTTGGGGATTTACTACCGGATTCTGTTCGCCTCACTCCATTCGGACAGACATTACGTAAATACAGCTTAGATGAACTACCTCAACTATTTAATGTATTAAAAGGAGATATCAGCTTAGTAGGTCCTAGGCCGTTATTAATGGACTATTTAGGGTTATACACTCCTGAACAAGCGAGGCGTCATCTTGTCAGACCAGGAATTACAGGTTGGGCACAAGTAAACGGACGAAATGCTATTTCGTGGGAAGAGAAATTTAAGTTAGATGTTTGGTATGTAGATAATCAGTCTTTGTGGCTTGATGTTAAAATTCTTATGATGACCGTATTAAAGGTTCTGAAATCAGAAGGAATCAGCCAACAAGGACATGCAACTATAGAAAAATTCTCAGGGAAGAAAAATGATACGGCAATGTGAGTGTGAAGAAAATGAAGAGAGTCTACTTAATTGGTCAAGGTGGTCACAGCAAAGTTATTAAGGATATTATTGAAGCACAAAATGTGTATAAAATAGCTGGATATTTAGACGATAAGTTTTCATCATTGAAAGAGGAGCATGGTAGCATATTTGCTCCTCTTTCATATGTGAAAGAACTCCAATCTCATGATGCTTTTTTTATTGTTTCAATTGGCGATAATCGTGTACGAAAGAAGATTGTAGAACGTATAGCGCTACCTGTTGAGAAATACGCAGTTGCCATTCATCCAAGTGCAGTTATCAGTCCAAGTGCTCAAATTGGGCATGGTACGGTCATTATGGCTAAGGCAGTGTTAAATGCTAGTACAATAATAGAGGATCACGTAATTGTAAATACAGCTTCTGTTATTGAACATGACAGCTTTATTGAGAAATTCTCGCATGTATCGCCTGGAGCTATTTTAACTGGGAATGTTACGTGTCGTGAAGGTGTTCACATAGGAGCGGGTTCTAGTGTTATTCCTAATATTGTGATTGGTCAATGGAGTGTTGTAGGAGCAGGGGCTAGTGTTATTAGAGATGTAGACCAAGAGGATACAGTAGTTGGAGTGCCAGCAAAATCAATCAAAGGTCGTGTTGGAAAATGAATCAAGTTGTGACAGAAAAGAAAAGAATTTATCTGTCTTCCCCTCATATGAGCGGAAATGAATCGAAATATATAAACGAAGCATTTCATACAAATTGGATTGCACCACTAGGGCCTAATGTAGATGAGTTTGAAAAGGAATTGGCTTCTTACGTAGGAACTAGAGATGCAGCTGCTTTAAGTTCTGGTACTGCCGCTATTCATTTAGCATTGCTTTTATTAGGTATAGAAAAAGGTGACACCGTTTTTTGTTCTTCCTTAACCTTTGTAGCAAGTGCTAATCCAATTTTATATCAAGGAGCAGAGCCAGTATTTATTGATTCAGAGCCTGATACGTGGAACATGTCACCGCAAGCGCTTGAACGTGCGTTAGCTGATGCTAAAAAAAGTAACCGAATTCCTAAAGCGGTTATTGTGGTAAATCTATATGGTCAAAGTGCAAAAATGGATGAGATTGTAAACATTTGCGATCAATATCAGGTTCCTATTATCGAAGATGCAGCGGAATCATTGGGGTCAAGCTATAAAGGGAAGAAAAGTGGAACACTAGGATATTTTGGAGTCTATTCTTTCAATGGTAATAAAATTATTACCACTTCAGGTGGAGGCGCGTTAGTTTCTAATGATGAAGAGTCGCTTAAAAAAGCAAGGTTTTTAGCTACCCAGGCTCGTGATCCGGCACTTCATTATCAACATAGTACAGTGGGTTTTAATTATCGCATGAGTAACATATTAGCTGGTATAGGTCGTGCACAATTAGAAGTGCTAGACGATCGAGTTGCTGCTAGAAGAGCTGTGTTTTCTAAGTATGAAGAGTCTCTTAGAAGTCATGAGGCAATCACTTTTATGCCTGAATTGGAACAGACTATGTCTAATCGCTGGCTCACAACGTTAACGGTTAAATTTGAAAAAAAGATGAAAATCATTGATAATTTAAATAGACAGAATATTGAATCTCGACCTGTGTGGAAGCCACTACATTTGCAACCAGTATTTAAAGGGTGCACGTATTATCCTCATAAAGAAAATATCTGTGTTTCAAGTAATTTATTTTACAGAGGGTTGTGCTTACCATCAGGTTCTAATTTAAGCAATGAGGATCAGGATTTTGTTATTAGTAAGATTAAAGAGGTTTTATAAAGAGAAATTAAGACTATATGGTCTAATGAATGACGCATGAGAAAGTTCTGTTGAATAAAATAATTTGTTCATAAGGTTTCCCCACCACAAACTCTGGGAAAAACAAACTAACAATCAAAATGACTAACAATATGAAGGAGAATCAGGATATGAAGACAACATCGAATATGGACTTGTTGGAGATTCTTGAAAAGGTTCGTGACGAAGGACAGAAGCACCAAAGTATAGATGTGAAGGGATTTATTGAGACGATTTCAGCTGACTTGTCAAAGTTGCTGAAATAGGAGTTTTGTTGATTTCTAGAGTTTATTGGTGGATGAGTAGATGGATATGCGGCTGCAAATAGAGTAGAGGCTAGGTAACAAGTACCTAAGTTCTACTCTATTTGCTTTTTTTGTTTAGTTCACTCTAAAAATAGTAAAAAATAACTAGAAATACTAAAAAATGTAATCTATAATGGTGTTATCTTTAATTGGAGGTCATCATAGACACATGGAAGAAACGATTAGTTTACGAGAGTTGTTTCACACATTAAAAAAGCGTCTTTGGTTAATTGTATTAATTATGGTCGTGGCGGCGACTGCGAGCAGCGTGATCAGCTTTTTCGTGCTTACTCCGATTTATCAGTCTTCCGCTCAAATTCTAGTAAATCAGGCGAAATCAGAGAAAGACCTGTACAATACGGGTGAGATTCAGACGAATATTCAGCTTATTAATACGTACAGCGTCATTATTAGGAGTCCAAAGATTCTTAATAAGGTAAAAGAAGAACTGAACTTTCCGGGAACGGTCGGTGAGTTGCAAAACAAAATTGCGGTTGCAAGTGAGAAAGATTCACAAATTATTGCGCTTACTGTAGAAGATCCGAACCCTTCGATGGCGATGAAGGTTGCCAATAAAACGGCAGAGGTGTTTCAACGAGATATTCCGAGCATTATGAGCGTGGATAACGTTACGATCTTATCCAAAGCAACGCTTGGGGAAAAGCCATCTCCCATTAAGCCAAAGCCACTGTTAAACATTGCGATTGCATCTGTAGTAGGAATGATGATAGGGGTTGGACTTGCATTCTTATT includes:
- a CDS encoding nucleotide sugar dehydrogenase: MDRNIAVVGLGYVGLPVAVAFGKKRNIIGFDINEHRIQTLNEGMDYTNEVESSDLQVADVYYTNDTNQLKKADFFIVAVPTPINESNQPNLIPLVKASETVGSALKKGDIVVYESTVYPGTTEEVCVPVLERTSGLVCGKDFFVGYSPERINPGDKEHTFTTITKVVSGQTEEVLEVVACVYGSVVEAGVYRASSIKVAEAAKVIENTQRDLNIALMNELALIFDRLNIDTDEVLKAAGTKWNFLNFSPGLVGGHCIGVDPYYLTHKAEAVGYFPQVILAGRRINDNMSKFVATSLVKQMIHKNMPIQGARVTVLGLTFKENVPDLRNSKVIDIIRELEDFGVDVQVCDPVAEPVDAFKEYGIELVPYERLKPAEAVVFAVAHDEYVEKGWSQFSELLKHGKGIVVDIKSKLERELCPDNIVLWRL
- a CDS encoding glycosyltransferase family 4 protein — protein: MKKILQVCAIDLSVHALLKPLIKESMEQGYIVHNACTDTGRFDELRAEGLTMINIPIERRISPVSNIKSIFKLYKLMKKEKYDIVHVHTPIAAILGRIAAKMARVNQIVYTAHGFYFHEDMSKFQYKLFYFIEKFGAKYLTDWLLLQSHEDYILSVEQNFLRKNKILHLSNGVDIKNNFNPLLMDVVEQNTLKSEYNISTDDVVFMFIGRMVKEKGIFELLEAFKDLSTKYHNIKLLLVGSLLTSERDQESYTKFRELLSDPNVIQLGFRKDIRDLLSISSVFVLPSYREGLPRSIIEAMAMEKPIIATDIRGCREEVWHGENGFLVKKQSVKELADKMEWLIINKEERIRFGRKSREIVENLFDEEKVISKQINLFKDITKSGGMISVEKNA
- a CDS encoding sugar transferase translates to MIVLSILVTKKLGAPFLFKQERPGINGRSFYLYKFRTMNDKRDSFGDLLPDSVRLTPFGQTLRKYSLDELPQLFNVLKGDISLVGPRPLLMDYLGLYTPEQARRHLVRPGITGWAQVNGRNAISWEEKFKLDVWYVDNQSLWLDVKILMMTVLKVLKSEGISQQGHATIEKFSGKKNDTAM
- a CDS encoding acetyltransferase, with amino-acid sequence MKRVYLIGQGGHSKVIKDIIEAQNVYKIAGYLDDKFSSLKEEHGSIFAPLSYVKELQSHDAFFIVSIGDNRVRKKIVERIALPVEKYAVAIHPSAVISPSAQIGHGTVIMAKAVLNASTIIEDHVIVNTASVIEHDSFIEKFSHVSPGAILTGNVTCREGVHIGAGSSVIPNIVIGQWSVVGAGASVIRDVDQEDTVVGVPAKSIKGRVGK
- a CDS encoding aminotransferase class I/II-fold pyridoxal phosphate-dependent enzyme; amino-acid sequence: MNQVVTEKKRIYLSSPHMSGNESKYINEAFHTNWIAPLGPNVDEFEKELASYVGTRDAAALSSGTAAIHLALLLLGIEKGDTVFCSSLTFVASANPILYQGAEPVFIDSEPDTWNMSPQALERALADAKKSNRIPKAVIVVNLYGQSAKMDEIVNICDQYQVPIIEDAAESLGSSYKGKKSGTLGYFGVYSFNGNKIITTSGGGALVSNDEESLKKARFLATQARDPALHYQHSTVGFNYRMSNILAGIGRAQLEVLDDRVAARRAVFSKYEESLRSHEAITFMPELEQTMSNRWLTTLTVKFEKKMKIIDNLNRQNIESRPVWKPLHLQPVFKGCTYYPHKENICVSSNLFYRGLCLPSGSNLSNEDQDFVISKIKEVL
- a CDS encoding YveK family protein, giving the protein MEETISLRELFHTLKKRLWLIVLIMVVAATASSVISFFVLTPIYQSSAQILVNQAKSEKDLYNTGEIQTNIQLINTYSVIIRSPKILNKVKEELNFPGTVGELQNKIAVASEKDSQIIALTVEDPNPSMAMKVANKTAEVFQRDIPSIMSVDNVTILSKATLGEKPSPIKPKPLLNIAIASVVGMMIGVGLAFLLEYLDNTIKSEQDVEQVLGLPVMGVISIIDDETSKETMSNSIDTVVRRDSVGV